From Salvelinus sp. IW2-2015 unplaced genomic scaffold, ASM291031v2 Un_scaffold3156, whole genome shotgun sequence, the proteins below share one genomic window:
- the LOC112075440 gene encoding LOW QUALITY PROTEIN: nuclear receptor subfamily 0 group B member 1-like (The sequence of the model RefSeq protein was modified relative to this genomic sequence to represent the inferred CDS: inserted 6 bases in 5 codons), translated as MACFDSCQCLGERGQRSILYSILKNDNQPNQHSQGXGEVGGPQQQACSCGSKEKVVLRSPQTTCKAASAGLLKTLKFVKNVLCFRELPAEDQVQLVRNSWAQLLVLGMAQDXIDFETMETPDFSMLQNILNSGQGRQETAHGRSDQGVSLTDVQGIKMFLNKCWGLDISTKEYAYLKGAILFNPDIAELRCQSYIQXLQSEAHQALNEYVKATHRRDSTRFTKLFIALSMLRXINANVVAGLFFKPVIGTVSXDELLLEMFYGK; from the exons ATGGCTTGCTTTGACAGCTGCCAGTGCCTCGGCGAAAGGGGACAAAGAAGCATCCTTTACAGCATTTTGAAAAACGACAACCAACCGAATCAGCATTCACAGGG GGGCGAGGTTGGCGGTCCTCAACAGCAGGCTTGTTCGTGTGGATCTAAAGAGAAAGTGGTTCTCCGTTCTCCCCAGACAACGTGTAAAGCAGCGTCGGCAGGCCTTTTAAAAACGCTGAAGTTTGTTAAAAATGTACTTTGTTTTCGGGAACTTCCAGCGGAGGACCAGGTACAGCTCGTGCGCAACAGCTGGGCCCAGCTGCTCGTTTTGGGCATGGCGCAGG TGATCGACTTCGAGACCATGGAGACGCCAGATTTCAGTATGTTACAGAACATACTAAACAGCGGACAAGGAAGACAGGAGACCGCGCACGGGCGCAGTGACCAAGGCGTTTCTCTCACTGATGTCCAAggaataaaaatgtttttgaatAAATGTTGGGGACTGGACATCAGCACCAAAGAATATGCATATTTAAAGGGAGCCATTCTCTTCAATCCAG ACATTGCAGAGCTCCGGTGTCAAAGCTACATTC CACTGCAGAGCGAAGCGCATCAAGCCCTTAATGAATATGTGAAAGCCACTCACCGAAGAGACTCTACAAGGTTCACTAAACTATTCATCGCGCTCTCCATGCTAC CCATCAATGCAAACGTCGTTGCTGGACTTTTCTTCAAACCTGTCATCGGCACGGTCA ATGATGAACTTCTCCTCGAGATGTTTTACGGAAAATAG